In one window of Pseudomonas putida DNA:
- a CDS encoding Spy/CpxP family protein refolding chaperone: MRKTLIALMFAAALPTVAMAMPDGGPRGDGPHHRGDAPFAQLDLTRDQRQQIGKLMGEQMKQRRDVTERYLAKLPAADQKAMQDEIKAGHDKTQSQIRALLKPEQQKQFDELQSKRAADKAEWQQFQAWKAEKAAKAQ, translated from the coding sequence ATGCGCAAGACCCTTATCGCCCTGATGTTCGCCGCAGCCCTGCCGACCGTAGCCATGGCCATGCCAGACGGCGGCCCACGCGGTGACGGCCCGCATCACCGCGGTGACGCGCCTTTCGCGCAGCTTGACCTGACCCGTGACCAGCGCCAGCAGATCGGCAAGTTGATGGGCGAGCAGATGAAGCAGCGCCGCGACGTCACCGAACGCTACCTGGCCAAGCTGCCGGCAGCGGACCAGAAAGCCATGCAGGACGAGATCAAGGCCGGTCACGACAAGACCCAGAGCCAGATCCGTGCCCTGCTCAAGCCAGAGCAACAGAAGCAGTTCGACGAACTGCAGAGCAAACGCGCGGCAGACAAGGCTGAATGGCAGCAGTTCCAGGCCTGGAAAGCTGAAAAAGCCGCCAAGGCCCAGTAA
- a CDS encoding SelT/SelW/SelH family protein has translation MADTKPEVVITYCTQCQWLLRAAWLAQELLSTFSDDLARVSLEPGTGGVFRITCDGAQIWERKLDGGFPEAKVLKQRVRDQIDPQRDLGHNDR, from the coding sequence ATGGCCGATACCAAGCCAGAAGTTGTCATCACGTATTGCACGCAGTGCCAATGGCTGCTGCGTGCTGCCTGGCTGGCTCAGGAGCTGCTCAGCACCTTTAGCGACGATCTTGCCCGAGTGTCCCTGGAACCGGGTACCGGTGGGGTGTTTCGCATCACCTGCGACGGCGCGCAGATCTGGGAGCGCAAGCTCGATGGTGGCTTCCCCGAGGCCAAGGTGCTCAAGCAGCGGGTGCGTGACCAGATCGACCCGCAGCGAGACCTGGGCCACAACGACCGTTGA
- a CDS encoding DMT family transporter, translated as MNHRTALGALHIGALFFGLTGVFGKLAASATPSIIVFGRALFAVLALALFAGLARKGWQRLRAQDLGRLLLGGILLAGHWVSFFIAVRVGGVAIATLGFASFPAFTVILEGVLFRERIRRNEALLVLLVSIGLVLVTPAFNLASEATGGLLWALLSGLLFSLLSLTNRAGSGRVPAVQAALCQNLVVGVCLLPFALPGLGAVKPMDWLWIALLGIFCTGVAHSLFVASLAVIKARTASVVFGMEPVYGIAVAWMVFAETPTLRMLAGGALIIFAIVLSSRLSAEPPPRRERLAEGA; from the coding sequence ATGAACCACCGTACTGCCCTCGGCGCCCTGCACATCGGCGCGCTGTTCTTCGGCCTCACCGGCGTCTTCGGCAAACTGGCCGCCAGTGCCACGCCCTCGATCATCGTCTTTGGCCGCGCACTCTTCGCGGTGCTGGCCCTGGCCCTGTTCGCCGGCCTCGCCCGCAAGGGCTGGCAGCGACTCAGGGCCCAGGACCTGGGGCGCCTGCTGCTTGGCGGCATATTGCTGGCCGGGCACTGGGTGAGCTTCTTCATCGCCGTGCGTGTCGGCGGCGTTGCCATCGCTACCCTCGGCTTTGCCAGCTTTCCAGCGTTCACCGTGATCCTCGAAGGCGTGCTGTTCCGCGAGCGCATCCGTCGCAACGAAGCCCTGCTGGTACTGCTGGTAAGCATCGGCCTGGTGCTGGTCACCCCGGCGTTCAACCTGGCCAGCGAGGCCACGGGCGGCCTGCTCTGGGCCTTGCTTTCGGGCCTGCTGTTCTCGCTGCTGTCGCTGACCAATCGAGCCGGCTCCGGCCGCGTGCCTGCGGTACAGGCTGCGCTGTGCCAGAACCTGGTGGTCGGTGTGTGCCTCCTGCCCTTCGCCTTGCCGGGGCTCGGCGCGGTGAAGCCCATGGACTGGCTCTGGATCGCCCTGCTCGGCATCTTCTGCACCGGGGTGGCGCACAGCCTGTTCGTCGCCAGCCTGGCAGTGATCAAGGCCCGCACCGCCTCGGTGGTGTTCGGCATGGAACCGGTCTACGGTATCGCCGTGGCCTGGATGGTGTTCGCCGAGACGCCCACCCTGCGCATGCTCGCTGGCGGGGCGCTGATCATCTTTGCCATCGTGCTGTCCAGCCGCCTGTCTGCCGAGCCACCGCCAAGGAGGGAACGCCTGGCCGAAGGTGCATGA
- a CDS encoding DUF962 domain-containing protein, producing MNSTAQFRSFAEFYPYYLGEHANPTCRRLHFVGTSLVIALLAYTIGSGNWLLLLAIPFAGYGFAWVGHFFFEKNRPATFTYPLYSLIGDFAMFRDILRGKISL from the coding sequence ATGAACAGCACAGCGCAGTTTCGCAGTTTTGCCGAGTTCTACCCCTACTACCTTGGCGAACACGCCAACCCTACTTGCCGACGCCTGCACTTCGTCGGCACCAGCCTGGTCATCGCCCTGCTGGCCTACACCATTGGCAGCGGCAACTGGCTGCTATTGCTGGCCATACCGTTCGCCGGGTACGGCTTCGCCTGGGTCGGACACTTCTTTTTCGAGAAGAACCGACCGGCCACCTTCACGTATCCGCTGTATAGCCTGATTGGTGATTTCGCGATGTTCCGCGATATCTTGCGAGGCAAGATCAGTCTTTGA
- a CDS encoding AraC family transcriptional regulator, translating to MSERTTSASWASGIVKALELEGLDCRAMFKQLGLDFAALDDPDARFPQDAMTRLWQLAVELSGNEAIGLNMARVVRPASFHVVGYALMSSRTLAEGFERLVRYQRIIAESSDLSFRLGPEGYSLILTVHGDHLPPTRHSSEASLACALSLCSWLSGRPVQPRRVLIQGPQPRNVEPYRVAFRAPLVFGAPHDALVLERADMEAPLPTANEAMAILHDRFAGEYLARFSESRVTHRVRQTLCRILPQGEPKRETVAQALHLSQRTLQRRLQEEGTSFQTLLDDTRRELAEQYLAQPGMTLLETAYLLGFADPSNFYRAFRRWFDVTPSEYRARLEASVVSDARTQACTTPAP from the coding sequence ATGAGTGAAAGAACCACGTCAGCCAGCTGGGCATCAGGGATCGTCAAGGCGCTCGAGCTGGAAGGGCTCGACTGCCGTGCCATGTTCAAGCAGCTCGGGCTGGATTTCGCCGCCCTGGACGATCCGGATGCACGCTTCCCCCAGGACGCCATGACCCGCCTCTGGCAGTTGGCGGTGGAGCTGTCGGGAAACGAGGCCATTGGCCTGAACATGGCGCGAGTGGTGCGGCCGGCGTCCTTCCACGTGGTCGGCTATGCGCTGATGTCCAGCCGTACGCTGGCCGAAGGTTTCGAGCGGCTGGTGCGTTATCAGCGGATCATCGCCGAAAGCTCCGACCTGAGCTTTCGTCTCGGGCCTGAGGGCTATTCGCTGATTCTTACCGTCCACGGTGATCACCTGCCGCCGACCCGGCACAGCTCGGAAGCCTCGCTGGCCTGCGCGCTGTCGCTGTGCAGCTGGCTCAGTGGTCGTCCGGTACAGCCGCGCCGGGTGCTGATCCAGGGGCCGCAACCCAGGAATGTCGAGCCTTATCGGGTCGCGTTCCGCGCGCCACTGGTGTTTGGGGCTCCCCACGATGCGCTGGTGCTCGAGCGAGCCGACATGGAAGCGCCGCTGCCCACCGCCAACGAAGCGATGGCAATTCTCCATGACCGTTTTGCGGGCGAATACCTGGCGCGCTTCTCGGAAAGTCGCGTCACCCATCGGGTGCGCCAGACCCTGTGCCGTATCCTGCCCCAGGGCGAACCCAAGCGCGAAACCGTTGCCCAGGCCTTGCACCTGTCCCAGCGCACGCTGCAGCGGCGCTTGCAGGAGGAAGGCACCAGTTTCCAGACCCTGCTGGACGACACCCGGCGCGAGCTGGCCGAGCAATACCTGGCGCAGCCAGGCATGACCCTGCTGGAAACCGCTTATCTGCTGGGCTTTGCCGATCCGAGCAATTTCTACCGGGCCTTCCGCCGCTGGTTCGACGTCACGCCCAGCGAGTACCGCGCGCGCCTGGAGGCGTCAGTGGTCAGTGACGCCAGAACGCAGGCATGCACAACACCAGCACCGTGA
- a CDS encoding spermidine synthase, with product MATEREERLLARVEDAFGVISVYEVEDYRFLEFGDAIEQSCTFTADPSWLEYDYTRAMLVGALCHPQPESALFLGLGAGTLTQACLKFLPLEDVEAIELRPDVPRLAMEYMGLDDDPRLYVRVGDALELLPTAEKADLIFVDLYTDHGPGVGHLAWGFLEQCQQQLNPGGWLVINQWAGDDGRPLGAALLRGLYHRHYWELPVKEGNVILLVPADLEQALDLEGLRARAEALAARLGYSLDYLIREVRPAS from the coding sequence ATGGCGACGGAGCGGGAAGAACGGCTGCTGGCCCGGGTGGAAGATGCCTTCGGGGTCATCAGTGTGTACGAGGTCGAGGACTATCGCTTCCTCGAATTCGGTGACGCCATCGAGCAGAGCTGTACCTTCACCGCCGACCCCAGTTGGCTGGAGTACGACTACACGCGTGCAATGCTGGTCGGTGCACTCTGCCATCCGCAGCCGGAGAGCGCGCTGTTCCTGGGGCTGGGGGCCGGTACCCTGACCCAGGCCTGCTTGAAGTTCCTGCCGCTGGAGGATGTCGAGGCCATCGAGCTGCGCCCGGACGTGCCGCGTCTGGCCATGGAATACATGGGGCTCGACGATGATCCGCGCTTGTACGTGCGCGTTGGCGATGCCCTGGAACTGCTGCCCACGGCTGAAAAGGCCGACCTGATCTTCGTCGATCTCTATACCGATCATGGCCCGGGCGTAGGCCATCTGGCCTGGGGCTTTCTGGAGCAGTGCCAGCAGCAGCTCAATCCGGGAGGCTGGCTGGTGATCAACCAGTGGGCCGGCGACGATGGTCGGCCTTTGGGTGCGGCATTGTTGCGTGGGTTGTATCACCGGCATTACTGGGAGCTGCCGGTGAAGGAGGGCAACGTGATCCTGCTGGTGCCGGCGGATCTGGAGCAGGCACTGGATCTGGAGGGGTTGCGGGCGCGGGCCGAGGCGTTGGCAGCGCGGCTGGGCTATTCGCTGGACTACCTGATTCGCGAAGTTCGGCCGGCGAGCTGA
- a CDS encoding NAD(P)H nitroreductase, with the protein MEALDALLNRVSVPRLTEPAPNAAQREGLFQAALRAPDHGQLRPWRFLTIEGQGREKLGELFAEAVQAKGDASQAALDKARAMPLRAPLLIVVIARLQDHFKVPKSEQRLAAGCAAHGILIAAHAQGIGAVWRTGDMAFDAHVNKGLGLAENEELIGYLYLGTPINEPRTPPVLETAEFVSAWGE; encoded by the coding sequence ATGGAGGCTCTCGACGCATTGCTCAACCGTGTTTCCGTGCCACGCCTGACTGAACCCGCGCCCAATGCCGCCCAACGCGAGGGGTTGTTCCAGGCGGCGCTGCGTGCGCCGGACCACGGCCAGCTGCGGCCGTGGCGTTTTCTGACCATCGAAGGGCAGGGGCGCGAGAAGCTCGGCGAGCTGTTCGCCGAAGCCGTGCAGGCCAAAGGCGATGCCAGCCAGGCGGCACTGGACAAGGCCCGGGCCATGCCGCTGCGCGCGCCCTTGCTGATTGTGGTCATTGCCCGTCTACAGGATCACTTCAAGGTGCCGAAGTCGGAGCAGCGCCTGGCGGCAGGCTGCGCTGCCCACGGCATTCTGATTGCGGCACATGCCCAGGGGATCGGCGCGGTGTGGCGCACCGGCGACATGGCGTTCGATGCCCATGTGAACAAAGGCCTGGGCCTGGCCGAGAACGAAGAACTGATCGGTTACCTGTACCTGGGCACGCCGATCAATGAGCCGCGTACCCCGCCAGTGCTGGAGACGGCCGAGTTCGTCAGCGCCTGGGGCGAGTGA
- a CDS encoding helix-turn-helix transcriptional regulator, whose protein sequence is MVGPILSLRHYRDELLAHSHEHPQLVFGLRGHLDFEVQGRGTRIDRQGLIVVPAGFHHTCASDAGSHCLVLDIPGEHWLREQMGGHAEASHRLLERPAALLLDGRQQQLVDWLAASAVDDPLISRQGALLLLASLNTAAAPTTPSKRLPYAAFDAHIERHAAHPLQVADLARLAGLSGARLHARFVEECGMTPMDYIRQRRLLKARQLIVLTSLPMGEIAAQVGYSSQSAFSAAILRAFGLTPLALRRESGDN, encoded by the coding sequence ATGGTCGGTCCGATCCTGTCCCTGCGCCATTACCGCGACGAGTTGCTCGCCCATAGTCACGAACACCCGCAACTGGTGTTCGGCCTGCGTGGGCACCTCGATTTCGAAGTACAGGGCCGAGGCACGCGCATCGACCGCCAGGGGCTCATCGTGGTCCCCGCCGGTTTTCACCACACCTGCGCCAGCGACGCGGGCAGCCACTGCCTGGTGCTGGATATTCCAGGCGAGCATTGGCTGCGCGAGCAGATGGGCGGCCACGCCGAGGCCAGCCACCGCCTGCTCGAACGCCCAGCGGCGCTGCTGCTCGACGGCCGCCAGCAGCAACTGGTGGATTGGCTCGCAGCGAGCGCGGTGGACGATCCGCTGATCAGCCGCCAAGGCGCACTCCTGCTGCTGGCCAGCCTGAACACCGCCGCCGCCCCCACCACGCCCAGCAAACGCCTGCCCTACGCAGCCTTCGATGCACATATCGAGCGTCATGCCGCACACCCTCTGCAAGTCGCCGACCTGGCAAGGCTGGCCGGTTTGTCAGGTGCTCGCCTGCACGCACGCTTCGTCGAGGAATGCGGCATGACACCGATGGACTACATCCGCCAGCGGCGTTTGCTCAAGGCGCGGCAACTGATCGTCCTTACCTCGCTGCCGATGGGCGAAATCGCCGCACAGGTGGGTTACAGCTCGCAGAGTGCGTTTTCGGCGGCGATATTGCGGGCGTTCGGCCTTACGCCGCTGGCGCTGCGACGAGAGTCTGGCGACAACTGA
- a CDS encoding class II 3-deoxy-7-phosphoheptulonate synthase, which yields MNRPWTPDSWRALPIQQQPTYPDAAHLLKVEQTLASYPPLVFAGEARELRRQFAEVTQGRAFLLQGGDCAESFAEFSAAKIRDTFKVLLQMAIVMTFAAGCPVVKVGRMAGQFAKPRSANDETIGQVTLPAYRGDIVNGIGFDAASRVPDPERLLQAYHQATASLNLLRAFAQGGFADLHQVHKWNLDFIANSALADKYHQLADRIDETLAFMRACGLDSAPQLRETSFFTAHEALLLNYEEAFVRRDSLTGDYYDCSAHMLWIGDRTRQLDGAHVEFLRGVHNPIGVKVGPSMNTEDLIRLIDVLNPDNDPGRLNLIVRMGANKVGDHLPGLIRAVEREGRQVLWSSDPMHGNTIKASSGYKTRDFAQILDEVRQFFQVHQAEGSHAGGIHIEMTGQNVTECIGGARPITEDGLSDRYHTHCDPRMNADQSLELAFLIAETLKQVRR from the coding sequence ATGAACCGACCCTGGACCCCCGACAGCTGGCGCGCCCTGCCGATCCAGCAACAACCGACCTACCCCGACGCCGCTCACCTGCTCAAGGTCGAGCAGACCCTGGCCAGCTACCCGCCGCTGGTGTTCGCCGGCGAAGCCCGCGAGTTGCGCCGCCAGTTCGCCGAGGTCACCCAGGGCCGCGCCTTCCTGCTGCAAGGTGGCGACTGCGCCGAGAGTTTCGCCGAGTTCTCCGCCGCGAAGATCCGCGACACCTTCAAGGTGCTGCTGCAGATGGCCATCGTCATGACCTTCGCCGCTGGCTGCCCGGTGGTGAAGGTCGGGCGCATGGCCGGGCAGTTCGCCAAACCGCGCTCGGCCAACGACGAAACCATCGGCCAGGTCACCCTGCCCGCCTACCGCGGCGACATCGTCAATGGTATCGGCTTCGACGCCGCCAGCCGCGTCCCCGACCCTGAGCGCCTGCTGCAGGCCTACCACCAGGCCACCGCCAGCCTCAACCTGCTGCGCGCCTTCGCCCAGGGCGGCTTCGCCGACCTGCACCAGGTGCACAAGTGGAACCTGGATTTCATCGCCAACTCGGCGCTGGCCGACAAATACCATCAGCTTGCTGATCGCATCGACGAGACCCTGGCCTTCATGCGTGCCTGTGGCCTGGACAGCGCACCGCAACTGCGCGAGACCAGCTTCTTCACCGCCCACGAGGCGCTGCTGCTCAACTACGAGGAAGCCTTCGTACGCCGCGACAGCCTGACGGGGGACTACTACGACTGCTCGGCGCACATGCTGTGGATCGGCGACCGCACCCGCCAGCTCGACGGTGCCCACGTGGAGTTCCTGCGGGGCGTGCACAACCCGATCGGGGTCAAGGTCGGCCCAAGCATGAACACCGAGGATCTGATCCGCCTGATCGACGTGCTCAACCCGGACAACGACCCCGGCCGCCTTAACCTGATCGTGCGCATGGGGGCGAACAAGGTCGGCGATCACCTGCCCGGGCTGATCCGCGCCGTCGAGCGCGAGGGGCGCCAGGTGCTGTGGAGCTCCGACCCGATGCACGGCAACACCATCAAGGCCAGCAGTGGCTACAAGACCCGCGATTTCGCGCAGATCCTCGACGAAGTGCGGCAGTTCTTCCAGGTGCACCAGGCCGAAGGCAGCCACGCCGGGGGTATCCACATCGAGATGACCGGGCAGAATGTCACCGAATGCATCGGCGGCGCCCGACCGATCACCGAAGATGGCCTGTCGGACCGCTACCACACCCATTGCGACCCCCGGATGAACGCCGATCAATCACTGGAACTGGCCTTCCTGATCGCCGAAACCCTCAAGCAGGTGCGTCGCTGA
- a CDS encoding TrkH family potassium uptake protein produces the protein MALPTLRIIGFIIGIFLITLAVSMVVPMATLLIFERTGDLPSFLWSSLITFIAGLAMVLPGRPEHVHLRPRDMYLLTVSSWLVVCVFAALPFLLTQHISYTDAFFESMSGITATGSTVLSGLDNMSPGILMWRSMLHWLGGIGFIGMAVAILPLLRIGGMRLFQTESSDRSEKVMPRSHMVAKFIVAVYVGITVLGSLAFWWAGMSPFDAINHAMSAISTGGFSTSDLSLAKWDIPAVHWVAVVVMILGSVPFTLYVATLRGNRRALIRDQQVQGLLGLLVATWVVLGTWYWATTDLHWLDAFRHVALNVTSVVTTTGFALGDYSLWGNFSLMLFFYLGFIGGCSGSTAGGIKIFRFQVAYILLKASLNQLIHPRAVIKQKYNGHRLDEEIVRSILTFSFFFAVTICVIALLLSLLGVDWMTALTGAASTVSGVGPGLGEVIGPAGNFASLPDAAKWILAGGMLLGRLEIITVLVLCMPAFWRH, from the coding sequence ATGGCGTTGCCGACCTTAAGGATCATTGGTTTCATCATCGGCATCTTCCTGATCACCCTGGCGGTGAGCATGGTCGTGCCCATGGCGACCCTGCTGATCTTCGAGCGCACCGGCGACCTGCCGTCGTTCCTCTGGTCGAGCCTGATCACCTTCATCGCAGGCCTGGCGATGGTCCTGCCGGGCCGCCCGGAACACGTGCACCTGCGCCCCCGCGACATGTACCTGCTGACCGTCAGCAGTTGGCTGGTGGTCTGCGTGTTCGCCGCCCTGCCCTTCCTGCTGACCCAGCACATCAGCTACACCGACGCCTTCTTCGAAAGCATGTCCGGCATCACCGCCACCGGCTCCACGGTGCTCAGCGGCCTGGACAACATGTCGCCGGGCATCCTCATGTGGCGCTCGATGCTGCACTGGCTCGGCGGTATCGGCTTCATCGGCATGGCGGTCGCGATCCTGCCGTTGCTGCGCATCGGTGGCATGCGCCTGTTCCAGACCGAGTCCTCGGACCGTTCGGAAAAGGTCATGCCGCGCTCGCATATGGTCGCCAAGTTCATCGTCGCGGTGTACGTCGGCATCACCGTACTCGGCAGCCTGGCGTTCTGGTGGGCGGGGATGAGCCCCTTCGACGCGATCAACCACGCCATGTCGGCGATTTCCACCGGCGGTTTCTCCACCTCCGACCTGTCGCTGGCCAAGTGGGACATTCCTGCGGTGCACTGGGTCGCGGTGGTGGTGATGATCCTTGGCAGCGTGCCCTTCACCCTTTACGTGGCCACCCTGCGCGGCAATCGCCGGGCGCTGATCCGCGACCAGCAGGTACAGGGGCTGCTCGGGTTGCTGGTCGCCACCTGGGTCGTGCTCGGCACCTGGTATTGGGCCACCACCGACCTGCACTGGCTCGACGCCTTCCGCCACGTGGCACTGAACGTCACCTCGGTGGTCACCACCACCGGATTCGCCCTGGGCGACTACAGCCTGTGGGGCAACTTCTCGCTGATGCTGTTCTTCTATCTCGGCTTCATCGGCGGCTGCTCCGGCTCGACCGCCGGTGGCATCAAGATTTTCCGCTTCCAGGTCGCGTACATCCTGCTCAAGGCCAGCCTCAACCAGCTGATCCACCCGCGCGCAGTGATCAAGCAGAAATACAATGGTCACCGCCTCGACGAAGAAATCGTGCGCTCGATCCTGACCTTCTCGTTCTTCTTCGCCGTGACCATCTGCGTCATCGCCCTGTTGCTGTCGCTGCTGGGTGTGGACTGGATGACCGCCCTGACCGGCGCGGCCAGTACCGTTTCCGGCGTGGGGCCGGGCCTGGGCGAGGTGATCGGCCCGGCCGGCAACTTCGCCAGCCTGCCGGATGCCGCCAAGTGGATTCTCGCCGGCGGCATGCTGCTCGGCCGCCTGGAGATCATCACGGTGCTGGTGTTGTGCATGCCTGCGTTCTGGCGTCACTGA
- a CDS encoding UDP-2,3-diacylglucosamine diphosphatase: MTHAELVRPSRKQRVRTLWISDVHLGTRDCQAEHLSQFLKGYQADRVYLVGDIIDGWKLRSGIYWPQAHTNVIRRLLTMSKRGTEVIYVTGNHDEFLRRYSKLILGNIQLVDEAEHLTADGRRLLVVHGDQFDVITRYHRWLAFLGDRAYEFTLVLNRWLNHWRARYGYGYWSLSAYLKHKVKGAVNFISDFEDAIAHECTRRGFQGVVCGHIHHAEIRKVGEVEYLNCGDWVESCTALIEHWDGHIELYRLADAQARETERLAALRAPA, encoded by the coding sequence ATGACACATGCCGAACTTGTCCGTCCGTCACGCAAGCAGCGGGTGCGCACCCTGTGGATCTCCGATGTGCACTTGGGCACCCGGGATTGCCAGGCCGAGCACTTGTCGCAGTTTCTCAAGGGCTACCAGGCCGACCGCGTCTACCTGGTCGGCGACATCATCGACGGCTGGAAGCTGCGTAGCGGTATCTATTGGCCGCAAGCCCATACCAATGTGATTCGTCGCCTGTTGACCATGAGCAAGCGCGGTACCGAGGTGATCTACGTCACCGGTAACCACGACGAGTTCCTGCGCCGTTATTCGAAGCTGATCCTGGGCAATATCCAACTGGTCGACGAGGCCGAGCACCTTACCGCCGATGGTCGGCGCCTGCTGGTGGTGCACGGTGACCAGTTCGATGTGATCACCCGCTATCACCGCTGGTTGGCGTTTCTGGGCGACCGTGCCTATGAATTCACCCTGGTGCTCAATCGTTGGCTCAACCATTGGCGTGCCCGCTACGGGTATGGCTACTGGTCGTTGTCGGCGTACCTCAAGCACAAGGTCAAGGGTGCGGTGAATTTCATCAGCGACTTCGAGGATGCGATTGCCCATGAGTGCACACGCCGGGGGTTCCAGGGCGTGGTGTGTGGGCATATTCACCACGCCGAGATCCGCAAGGTGGGCGAGGTCGAGTACCTCAACTGCGGAGACTGGGTGGAATCGTGCACGGCGTTGATCGAGCACTGGGACGGCCACATCGAACTGTACCGTCTGGCCGATGCCCAGGCGCGGGAGACCGAGCGTCTCGCTGCATTGCGCGCGCCGGCATAG
- a CDS encoding sensor histidine kinase encodes MRSLFWRILASFWLAIALVAGLSILLGHMLNQDAWILSRHPGLNTLASRWVQHYEQEGLEASQRFLERRKQRYKIDVQVLDDSGDAVVPGTFPRRAEDFERRQHNDERRLPWRRLTEEYTSPATGETYLLIYRIPHPELMAWHRESLIWPLSALGIALVVLTLFSLLVTLSITRPLSRLRGAVHDLGQTSYQQNSLARLAVRRDEFGVLANDFNKMGARLQSLIGSQRQLLRDVSHELRSPLARLRIALALAERAEPEQRQALWPRLTRECDRLEDLISEILVLARVDAEQAHAEPVDLNALLGSVRKDAQLSVPEQEVRLEAEPGLTLQGWPTLLERAVDNLVRNALRFSPAGQPIEIRASREQEHLLLSVRDHGPGVAPEHLAQLGEPFFRAPGQDAPGHGLGLAIARRAAERHGGTLVLENHPQGGFVARLELPVAQATA; translated from the coding sequence TTGCGTTCATTGTTCTGGCGCATCCTGGCCAGTTTCTGGCTGGCCATCGCCCTGGTTGCGGGCCTGTCGATCCTGCTTGGCCACATGCTCAACCAGGACGCCTGGATTCTCAGCCGCCACCCGGGCCTGAACACCCTGGCCAGCCGCTGGGTACAGCACTATGAACAGGAAGGCCTGGAGGCATCGCAGCGCTTTCTGGAACGACGCAAGCAGCGCTACAAGATCGACGTCCAGGTGCTCGACGACAGCGGCGATGCCGTGGTACCCGGAACCTTCCCGCGTCGCGCCGAAGATTTCGAGCGACGCCAGCACAACGACGAGCGGCGCCTGCCCTGGCGCCGCCTCACCGAGGAGTACACCAGCCCTGCCACAGGCGAAACCTACCTGCTGATCTACCGCATCCCCCACCCGGAGCTGATGGCCTGGCACCGTGAAAGCCTGATCTGGCCGCTCAGCGCCCTGGGAATCGCCCTGGTGGTGCTGACCTTGTTCAGCTTGCTGGTGACCCTCTCGATCACCCGCCCTCTCAGCCGCCTGCGCGGTGCGGTGCACGACCTGGGCCAGACCAGCTACCAGCAGAACAGCCTGGCGCGACTGGCGGTACGCCGCGACGAGTTCGGCGTCCTGGCCAACGACTTCAACAAGATGGGCGCCCGCCTGCAAAGCCTGATCGGCAGCCAGCGCCAATTGCTCCGTGACGTATCCCACGAACTGCGCTCGCCGCTGGCGCGCCTGCGCATCGCCCTGGCCCTGGCCGAACGCGCCGAGCCCGAACAGCGCCAGGCCCTCTGGCCGCGCCTGACCCGCGAGTGCGACCGACTGGAAGACCTGATCAGCGAAATCCTGGTGCTCGCCAGGGTCGATGCCGAGCAGGCGCATGCCGAGCCCGTCGATCTCAACGCACTGCTCGGCAGCGTGCGCAAGGATGCCCAGCTCAGCGTGCCGGAACAGGAAGTACGCCTGGAGGCCGAGCCAGGGCTGACCCTGCAGGGCTGGCCGACCTTGCTGGAGCGGGCGGTGGACAACCTGGTGCGCAATGCGCTGCGCTTCAGCCCGGCAGGACAGCCCATCGAGATTCGCGCCAGCCGCGAGCAGGAACACCTGCTGCTGAGCGTGCGCGACCACGGCCCCGGTGTGGCGCCAGAACACCTTGCGCAGCTGGGTGAGCCGTTCTTCCGCGCGCCGGGGCAGGACGCGCCGGGCCACGGGCTTGGCCTGGCGATCGCCCGGCGCGCGGCCGAGCGACATGGCGGGACGCTGGTGCTGGAGAATCATCCGCAGGGGGGCTTTGTCGCGCGGCTGGAGCTGCCGGTGGCCCAGGCAACGGCTTGA